The following coding sequences lie in one Isoptericola variabilis 225 genomic window:
- a CDS encoding dihydrodipicolinate synthase family protein: MTTEVALAAGSGHLLVLEPRSPQYSLAMRSSAASAVAHGLCAFTLTPTTPADEIDERAIQTLVARAAAAGVDSLGVLGSTGSYPYLTRDQRLRVATTAVEHAQGLPVLVGVGAIATRMVLDHVEDAQQAGAAGVLLPVMQYQPLTETEAYGLFEQVDANLSVPLVVYDNPATTRFSFSDDLYARVAELPNVAAIKVPPLPRDRAAARRRVEHLRGLLPAGVAIGVSGDAAACAGLLGGADAWYSVIGGTLPERAVALARAAIGGDYREAMRRDAELAPLWGFFAENGGSLRVVAAIAEELGLVRSSSLPAPLRGLDEPARIKLRALLGLV; encoded by the coding sequence ATGACCACCGAGGTGGCACTCGCCGCTGGGAGCGGCCATCTCCTCGTGCTTGAGCCGCGAAGCCCTCAGTACAGTCTCGCCATGCGATCGTCCGCCGCTTCCGCTGTCGCGCACGGGCTGTGTGCGTTCACTCTGACTCCCACGACACCCGCCGACGAGATCGACGAACGAGCGATCCAGACGCTGGTGGCCCGTGCCGCGGCGGCGGGCGTGGATTCCCTGGGCGTACTGGGTTCAACAGGCTCGTATCCGTACCTGACCCGAGACCAACGGTTGCGTGTCGCCACGACGGCCGTCGAGCATGCGCAGGGACTGCCGGTGCTGGTCGGTGTCGGCGCGATCGCCACACGCATGGTGCTCGACCACGTCGAGGACGCCCAACAGGCCGGTGCCGCCGGTGTCTTGCTGCCCGTCATGCAGTACCAGCCGCTGACCGAGACGGAGGCCTACGGGCTTTTCGAGCAGGTCGACGCCAACCTGTCGGTTCCGCTCGTCGTCTACGACAACCCTGCCACCACCCGGTTCAGCTTCAGCGACGACCTGTATGCCCGTGTCGCGGAGCTGCCCAACGTGGCGGCCATCAAGGTTCCGCCGCTGCCGCGTGATCGTGCAGCGGCACGGCGCCGCGTCGAGCACCTGCGCGGTCTGCTACCCGCCGGGGTGGCCATCGGCGTCTCCGGAGACGCCGCCGCCTGTGCGGGTCTTCTTGGTGGCGCCGACGCCTGGTACTCCGTCATCGGAGGGACCTTGCCGGAACGGGCGGTCGCGCTGGCACGGGCCGCCATCGGCGGGGACTACCGGGAGGCAATGCGGCGTGATGCCGAGCTTGCGCCGCTATGGGGCTTCTTCGCCGAGAACGGGGGAAGTCTGCGTGTGGTCGCCGCGATCGCCGAAGAACTGGGGCTTGTCCGGTCCTCGAGCCTGCCGGCGCCCCTGCGGGGACTGGACGAGCCGGCACGCATCAAGCTCCGTGCCCTTCTTGGGCTCGTCTGA
- a CDS encoding nuclease-related domain-containing protein, with protein MSTAREAWGSLRNCPPGVGRLGTPARTCTARTADDKSLTFQTKTDARAWLAATRTNIVRGEWEAPDVAVERRRADAAAEAARSIGFREYAERWLTMIRETPNRSGKMRAPATIRDYRGKVEGYLIPELGDMPVREIDAETIRAMAAKLDKIPSVLNRRSKRNGITRPRRSSAGSASTRCAEGALMPDWIVRRWARYGHDRLYAETPGGTALGYMDLKTGRYHSDDLSNLPLLEKAIGDYLASHKLTVPPKAAVDTQDLMQWQDISETVAGAAARERALAERQVQGRVRHVLARMVGAKTDERAWRIGADGEEAVGEQLAKLGPEWRVLHAVRVGERGSDIDHVVIGPAGVFTVNAKNHPHASVWVGGDTFMVNGQRVPYIRNSRHEARRASRLLTERAGFPVGAVGVIAVMGAHRGFTVKKQPEDGMVVVVQRKRISQLLRKLPPRLNMREIDVVFEVARRSTWQ; from the coding sequence ATGAGCACGGCACGAGAGGCGTGGGGGAGCCTGCGCAACTGCCCTCCGGGCGTTGGCAGGCTCGGTACCCCGGCCCGGACGTGCACGGCTCGTACCGCGGACGACAAGTCGCTGACCTTCCAGACCAAGACGGACGCCCGCGCGTGGCTTGCAGCCACGCGTACGAACATCGTCCGCGGGGAGTGGGAGGCCCCGGACGTCGCCGTTGAACGCCGCCGCGCCGACGCAGCGGCCGAGGCAGCGAGGTCGATCGGGTTCCGCGAGTACGCCGAACGGTGGCTGACGATGATCCGGGAGACGCCGAACCGGAGCGGGAAGATGCGAGCCCCAGCGACCATCCGTGACTACAGGGGCAAGGTCGAGGGCTACCTCATCCCCGAGCTGGGGGACATGCCAGTCCGCGAGATCGACGCCGAGACGATCCGCGCGATGGCCGCCAAGCTGGACAAGATCCCCTCGGTGCTGAACCGGAGATCCAAGCGCAACGGCATCACGCGGCCGCGACGTTCAAGCGCGGGTTCGGCTTCCACCCGTTGTGCGGAAGGCGCGCTGATGCCTGACTGGATCGTGCGACGGTGGGCACGCTACGGCCATGATCGGCTCTACGCTGAGACGCCAGGTGGCACCGCCCTGGGGTACATGGATCTGAAGACAGGGCGCTATCACTCCGACGATCTGTCGAACCTGCCGCTGCTCGAGAAGGCAATCGGTGACTACCTCGCTTCGCACAAGCTGACCGTGCCGCCCAAGGCCGCTGTCGATACCCAAGACCTGATGCAGTGGCAGGACATCAGCGAGACTGTGGCCGGAGCGGCCGCTCGAGAGCGCGCGCTCGCCGAACGCCAGGTGCAGGGAAGGGTGCGCCACGTGTTGGCGCGCATGGTGGGAGCGAAGACCGATGAGCGTGCCTGGCGAATCGGCGCGGACGGCGAAGAGGCCGTCGGTGAGCAGCTCGCGAAACTAGGACCCGAGTGGCGTGTCCTTCACGCCGTCCGGGTGGGCGAGCGGGGTTCCGACATCGACCACGTCGTCATCGGGCCCGCCGGCGTGTTCACCGTGAACGCAAAGAACCACCCGCACGCTTCGGTCTGGGTCGGTGGAGACACGTTCATGGTCAACGGGCAACGCGTCCCGTACATCCGCAACAGCCGCCACGAGGCGCGCCGGGCATCACGACTCTTGACCGAGCGTGCCGGCTTTCCTGTCGGGGCCGTGGGCGTCATCGCTGTCATGGGCGCACACAGGGGCTTCACCGTGAAGAAGCAGCCCGAGGACGGGATGGTTGTGGTCGTTCAACGTAAGCGGATCAGCCAGCTGTTGCGGAAGTTGCCGCCGCGGCTCAACATGCGTGAGATCGACGTGGTCTTCGAGGTCGCCAGGAGGTCGACGTGGCAATAG
- the nrdF gene encoding class 1b ribonucleoside-diphosphate reductase subunit beta yields the protein MSPTGKLKLIDRVSAINWNRLEDEKDLEVWDRLVGNFWLPEKVPVSNDIQSWNTLTEAEKLMTTRVFTGLTLLDTIQGTVGAVSLIPDALTPHEEAVYTNIAFMESVHAKSYSSIFSTLISTREIDDAFAWSEQNPNLQRKAEIVLDYYRGDDPLKRKVASTMLESFLFYSGFYAPMYWSSRAKLTNTADLIRLIIRDEAVHGYYIGYKFQKGLQRVSQAEQDELKAYTFELLFELYENEVEYTDALYGELGLTEDVKKFLRYNANKALMNLGYEALFPKEDTDVNPAILAALSPNADENHDFFSGSGSSYVIGKAVETTDDDWDF from the coding sequence ATGTCACCCACGGGCAAGCTCAAGCTCATCGACCGCGTCAGCGCGATCAACTGGAACCGCCTCGAGGACGAGAAGGACCTCGAGGTCTGGGACCGCCTCGTCGGCAACTTCTGGCTGCCGGAGAAGGTGCCGGTGTCCAACGACATCCAGTCGTGGAACACCCTCACCGAGGCCGAGAAGCTCATGACCACCCGCGTGTTCACGGGGCTCACGCTCCTCGACACGATCCAGGGCACGGTCGGGGCCGTCTCGCTCATCCCCGACGCGCTGACGCCGCACGAGGAGGCGGTGTACACCAACATCGCGTTCATGGAGTCGGTGCACGCCAAGAGCTACTCGTCGATCTTCTCGACGCTCATCTCGACGCGGGAGATCGACGACGCGTTCGCGTGGTCCGAGCAGAACCCGAACCTGCAGCGCAAGGCCGAGATCGTCCTCGACTACTACCGCGGCGACGACCCGCTCAAGCGCAAGGTCGCCTCGACGATGCTCGAGTCGTTCCTGTTCTACTCGGGCTTCTACGCGCCGATGTACTGGTCGAGCCGGGCCAAGCTGACGAACACGGCCGACCTCATCCGCCTCATCATCCGCGACGAGGCCGTGCACGGGTACTACATCGGCTACAAGTTCCAGAAGGGCCTGCAGCGGGTCTCGCAGGCCGAGCAGGACGAGCTCAAGGCCTACACGTTCGAGCTGCTCTTCGAGCTGTACGAGAACGAGGTCGAGTACACCGACGCGCTCTACGGCGAGCTGGGGCTCACGGAGGACGTCAAGAAGTTCCTCCGGTACAACGCCAACAAGGCCCTCATGAACCTGGGCTACGAGGCGCTGTTCCCCAAGGAGGACACCGACGTCAACCCGGCGATCCTCGCCGCGCTGTCGCCCAACGCCGACGAGAACCACGACTTCTTCTCCGGGTCGGGTTCCTCGTACGTCATCGGCAAGGCCGTCGAGACCACCGACGACGACTGGGACTTCTGA
- the nrdE gene encoding class 1b ribonucleoside-diphosphate reductase subunit alpha, whose protein sequence is MSSTTAPAQSVPLQNVQLDYHALNAMLNLYGPDGKIQFDKDREATREYFRQHVEPNTITFPTLDEKLDYLVENKYYDPAVLNKYSRAFVKELFQLAYSKNFRFESFLGAFKYYTSYTLKTFDGKKYLERFEDRVSMVALGLADGNEQMARDIVEEVISGRFQPATPTFLNVGKAQRGEPVSCFLLRIEDNMESIARGINSALQLSKRGGGVALLLSNIREHGAPIKHIENQSSGVIPVMKLLEDSFSYANQLGARQGAGAVYLHAHHPDIMRFLDTKRENADEKIRIKTLSLGVVIPDVTFELAKKNADMHLFSPYDVERVYGTPFADISITEKYDELVADDRIRKTTIKARDFFQTIAELQFESGYPYVMFEDTVNRANPIKGRITHSNLCSEILQVSTPSTFNEDLSYAEVGRDISCNLGSLNIAKTMDSPDFGRTIDTAIRALTAVSDQTSIESVPSVKKANEMGHAIGLGQMNLHGYLARERIFYGSDEGIDFTNIYFYTVAYHAIAASNRLAIERGKAFGGFEDSKYATGEYFDKYTEQEWKPATERVARLFAEAGVHIPTQDDWRALKASVMEHGIYNQNLQAVPPTGSISYINNSTSSIHPVPAKIEIRKEGKIGRVYYPAPYMTNDNLEYYQDAYEIGYEKIIDTYAAATQHVDQGLSLTLFFPDTVTTRDVNKAQIYAWRKGIKTLYYIRLRQMALQGTEVENCVSCML, encoded by the coding sequence GTGAGCTCGACGACGGCACCGGCGCAGTCCGTGCCGCTGCAGAACGTGCAGCTCGACTACCACGCGCTCAACGCGATGCTCAACCTCTACGGTCCGGACGGCAAGATCCAGTTCGACAAGGACCGCGAGGCGACGCGTGAGTACTTCCGCCAGCACGTCGAGCCCAACACGATCACGTTCCCGACGCTCGACGAGAAGCTCGACTACCTGGTCGAGAACAAGTACTACGACCCCGCGGTGCTGAACAAGTACTCGCGCGCGTTCGTCAAGGAGCTGTTCCAGCTCGCGTACTCGAAGAACTTCCGCTTCGAGTCGTTCCTCGGCGCCTTCAAGTACTACACCTCGTACACGCTCAAGACGTTCGACGGGAAGAAGTACCTCGAGCGCTTCGAGGACCGCGTCTCGATGGTCGCGCTCGGCCTCGCGGACGGGAACGAGCAGATGGCCCGCGACATCGTCGAGGAGGTCATCTCCGGGCGCTTCCAGCCCGCGACCCCGACGTTCCTCAACGTGGGCAAGGCGCAGCGCGGCGAGCCCGTGTCCTGCTTCCTGCTGCGCATCGAGGACAACATGGAGTCGATCGCGCGCGGCATCAACTCGGCGCTGCAGCTGTCCAAGCGCGGTGGCGGCGTCGCGCTGCTCCTGAGCAACATCCGCGAGCACGGCGCGCCGATCAAGCACATCGAGAACCAGTCGTCGGGCGTCATCCCGGTGATGAAGCTCCTCGAGGACTCGTTCTCGTACGCCAACCAGCTGGGTGCGCGCCAGGGCGCCGGCGCGGTCTACCTCCACGCGCACCACCCGGACATCATGCGGTTCCTCGACACCAAGCGCGAGAACGCCGACGAGAAGATCCGCATCAAGACGCTGTCGCTGGGCGTCGTGATCCCGGACGTCACGTTCGAGCTCGCGAAGAAGAACGCGGACATGCACCTGTTCAGCCCGTACGACGTCGAGCGCGTCTACGGGACGCCGTTCGCGGACATCTCGATCACCGAGAAGTACGACGAGCTCGTCGCCGACGACCGCATCCGCAAGACGACCATCAAGGCGCGCGACTTCTTCCAGACGATCGCGGAGCTGCAGTTCGAGTCGGGCTACCCGTACGTCATGTTCGAGGACACCGTGAACCGCGCGAACCCGATCAAGGGCCGCATCACGCACTCGAACCTGTGCTCGGAGATCCTCCAGGTCTCGACGCCGTCGACGTTCAACGAGGACCTCTCGTACGCCGAGGTCGGCCGCGACATCTCCTGCAACCTCGGCTCGCTCAACATCGCCAAGACGATGGACTCGCCCGACTTCGGCAGGACCATCGACACGGCGATCCGGGCGCTCACCGCGGTCTCCGACCAGACGAGCATCGAGTCGGTCCCGTCGGTCAAGAAGGCCAACGAGATGGGCCACGCGATCGGCCTGGGCCAGATGAACCTGCACGGCTACCTCGCGCGCGAGCGGATCTTCTACGGCTCGGACGAGGGCATCGACTTCACGAACATCTACTTCTACACGGTGGCCTACCACGCGATCGCGGCGTCGAACCGCCTCGCGATCGAGCGCGGCAAGGCGTTCGGCGGCTTCGAGGACTCGAAGTACGCGACGGGCGAGTACTTCGACAAGTACACCGAGCAGGAGTGGAAGCCGGCGACCGAGCGCGTGGCGCGGCTGTTCGCCGAGGCGGGCGTGCACATCCCGACGCAGGACGACTGGCGTGCCCTCAAGGCCTCGGTCATGGAGCACGGCATCTACAACCAGAACCTCCAGGCGGTGCCGCCGACGGGCTCGATCAGCTACATCAACAACTCGACGTCGTCGATCCACCCGGTGCCGGCCAAGATCGAGATCCGCAAGGAAGGCAAGATCGGCCGCGTCTACTACCCGGCCCCGTACATGACGAACGACAACCTGGAGTACTACCAGGACGCGTACGAGATCGGGTACGAGAAGATCATCGACACCTACGCGGCGGCGACCCAGCACGTCGACCAGGGCCTGTCGCTGACGCTGTTCTTCCCCGACACGGTGACCACGCGCGACGTCAACAAGGCGCAGATCTACGCCTGGCGCAAGGGCATCAAGACGCTCTACTACATCCGCCTGCGGCAGATGGCGCTGCAGGGCACCGAGGTGGAGAACTGCGTCAGCTGCATGCTCTGA
- the nrdI gene encoding class Ib ribonucleoside-diphosphate reductase assembly flavoprotein NrdI — protein MGSLVYFSSVSENTHRFVERLDLEELGMAVHRIPLRPADGFLTVDEPYVLMVPTYGGGNEGGAVPRQVRRFLNDPHNRSLIRGVIAAGNTNFGAAYCIAGDIISAKCQVPYLYAFELLGTAEDATRVRDGLGRFWQRQSLISA, from the coding sequence ATGGGGTCGCTCGTCTACTTCTCCAGCGTCTCGGAGAACACGCACCGGTTCGTCGAGCGCCTCGATCTCGAGGAGCTCGGCATGGCGGTGCACCGCATCCCGCTGCGCCCTGCGGACGGCTTCCTCACGGTGGACGAGCCGTACGTCCTCATGGTCCCCACCTACGGCGGCGGCAATGAGGGCGGCGCCGTGCCCCGGCAGGTGCGGCGCTTCCTCAACGACCCGCACAACCGCTCGCTGATCCGCGGCGTGATCGCGGCGGGCAACACGAACTTCGGCGCTGCGTACTGCATCGCCGGCGACATCATCTCCGCGAAGTGCCAGGTCCCGTACCTGTATGCCTTCGAACTCCTGGGAACGGCCGAGGACGCCACGCGCGTCCGTGACGGATTGGGACGATTTTGGCAACGACAGTCACTGATCTCGGCGTGA
- the nrdH gene encoding glutaredoxin-like protein NrdH, whose amino-acid sequence MSITVYSKPACVQCDATYRALDRKGIEYTVVDITQDAEALEMVRGLGYMQAPVVVAGDTHWSGFRPDQISALAAKQAVSA is encoded by the coding sequence ATGAGCATCACGGTCTACAGCAAGCCGGCGTGCGTGCAGTGCGACGCGACCTACCGCGCCCTCGACCGCAAGGGCATCGAGTACACCGTCGTCGACATCACGCAGGACGCCGAGGCGCTCGAGATGGTCCGTGGGCTCGGGTACATGCAGGCGCCGGTCGTCGTCGCCGGCGACACCCACTGGTCGGGCTTCCGCCCCGACCAGATCAGCGCTCTCGCGGCGAAGCAGGCCGTCTCGGCCTGA
- a CDS encoding serine hydrolase, protein MTDAAAFDRALEARRRERRAPALAAAVAHDGELLWTGAAGVAAPGEPATDRTAFRVGSITKPMTAVAVLRLVADGRLALDEPVGRWLPDAPAPDATVAHLLTHTAGLPAEPPGPWWERHGGGTWEELVAARPQPLWAPGERFHYSNLGYAVLGRLVEEAHGRAWDAVLRHTVWEPLGMTATGREPSGPHATGYAVHPHADLVLAEPVAEYRALGPAGEVWSTPSDLVRFASWLTGRGPGAADDAVLPLAWRRCTTRPRVVVDEPGAPFAAWGLGVSVHHVPRGDRPPRRLVGHGGSVPGFTAEVRVDVVTGHAVAVCGSSTAGFGDGGFLLDVLDDAASAGAPGRVPASGTGASTGAATRSEDARLTGTWYWGPVPYTVTLDAGRLRLEAAGGGGRATVFARDEHGWLGVEGGYWLGERLRVVEHGGAAALDVGTFHLTRLPYDPRTAVPGGVGPEGWTAPPTA, encoded by the coding sequence ATGACGGACGCCGCCGCCTTCGACCGGGCCCTCGAGGCTCGACGCCGCGAGCGCCGCGCGCCGGCGCTCGCGGCGGCCGTGGCACACGACGGCGAGCTGCTCTGGACGGGTGCGGCGGGTGTCGCCGCGCCGGGTGAGCCGGCGACCGACCGGACCGCGTTCCGCGTCGGCTCGATCACCAAGCCGATGACCGCCGTCGCCGTGCTGCGCCTGGTGGCCGACGGTCGTCTCGCGCTCGACGAACCCGTCGGGCGGTGGCTGCCGGACGCGCCCGCACCCGATGCGACCGTCGCCCACCTGCTGACGCACACCGCGGGGCTGCCCGCGGAGCCGCCCGGACCGTGGTGGGAGCGTCACGGCGGCGGCACGTGGGAGGAGCTGGTCGCGGCGCGCCCGCAGCCGCTCTGGGCGCCCGGCGAGCGGTTCCACTACTCGAACCTCGGCTACGCCGTGCTGGGCCGGCTCGTCGAGGAGGCGCACGGCCGCGCGTGGGACGCGGTGCTGCGGCACACGGTGTGGGAGCCGCTCGGCATGACGGCGACGGGGCGGGAGCCGTCCGGGCCGCACGCGACCGGCTACGCCGTGCACCCGCACGCCGACCTGGTGCTCGCGGAACCCGTGGCCGAGTACCGTGCCCTGGGTCCGGCCGGGGAGGTGTGGTCGACGCCGTCGGACCTCGTACGGTTCGCCTCGTGGCTCACGGGGCGGGGTCCGGGCGCCGCCGACGACGCGGTGCTGCCGCTCGCGTGGCGGCGCTGCACGACGCGGCCGCGCGTCGTCGTCGACGAGCCCGGCGCGCCGTTCGCGGCCTGGGGGCTGGGCGTCTCCGTCCACCACGTGCCGCGCGGGGACCGTCCGCCGCGCCGGCTCGTCGGCCACGGCGGGTCGGTCCCGGGGTTCACCGCCGAGGTACGGGTCGACGTCGTCACGGGGCACGCCGTCGCGGTGTGCGGCAGCTCGACCGCCGGGTTCGGCGACGGCGGGTTCCTCCTCGACGTGCTCGACGACGCCGCGTCCGCCGGTGCACCCGGGCGCGTGCCGGCGTCGGGCACGGGCGCGAGCACGGGCGCGGCGACGCGTTCCGAGGACGCGCGGCTCACGGGCACCTGGTACTGGGGCCCCGTGCCGTACACGGTCACGCTCGACGCCGGGCGGCTGCGGCTCGAGGCGGCCGGCGGCGGGGGCCGGGCGACCGTCTTCGCACGCGACGAGCACGGGTGGCTGGGCGTCGAGGGCGGGTACTGGCTCGGCGAGCGCCTGCGTGTCGTCGAGCACGGTGGCGCGGCCGCGCTCGACGTCGGCACGTTCCACCTCACGCGCCTGCCGTACGACCCGCGCACCGCGGTGCCGGGCGGCGTCGGTCCCGAGGGCTGGACCGCGCCTCCCACGGCCTGA
- a CDS encoding GH1 family beta-glucosidase yields the protein MSTPTDTQTATSARRTFPTDFLWGTATAAYQIEGAATEDGRGPSIWDTFSHTPGRTQDGDTGDVACDHYHRWPEDVEHLARLGVGAYRLSISWPRVQPGGRGPLNAKGVEFYRRLLEALHERGIRPYVTLYHWDLPQELEDAGGWANRDTALAFAEYARHMARELGDRVEVWTTLNEPFCSSYLGYASGVHAPGRTEPAAALAAVHHLNLAHGLAVQAIRDELPGAKTSVTLNLHVIRPADPSSEGDADAVRKIDALANRAFTGPMLDGAYPQDLLDDTAAVTDWSFVQDGDLEQIRQPLDVLGVNYYSTTLVRKFTGEGAPEQADGHRTTGASPWVGVTDVEFLPQPGPHTEMGWNIEPAGLTELLLDLARRYPDLPLAVTENGAAFADELTVDGAGRRRVHDERRVRYLHDHVDAVGAALDAGADVRGYFAWSLMDNFEWSYGYSKRFGILHVDYPTGERTWKDSAYWYARLAATGTLPGLTDVEPLDA from the coding sequence GTGAGCACACCGACCGACACCCAGACGGCGACGAGCGCGCGACGCACGTTCCCGACCGACTTCCTGTGGGGCACCGCCACCGCGGCCTACCAGATCGAGGGCGCCGCCACCGAGGACGGTCGCGGGCCGTCGATCTGGGACACGTTCTCGCACACGCCCGGGCGCACGCAGGACGGCGACACGGGCGACGTCGCGTGCGACCACTACCACCGCTGGCCCGAGGACGTCGAGCACCTCGCGCGGCTGGGCGTCGGCGCCTACCGCCTGTCGATCTCCTGGCCGCGCGTGCAGCCGGGCGGCCGTGGCCCGCTCAACGCCAAGGGGGTCGAGTTCTACCGCCGGCTCCTCGAGGCGCTGCACGAGCGCGGCATCCGCCCCTACGTGACGCTCTACCACTGGGACCTGCCGCAGGAGCTCGAGGACGCCGGCGGCTGGGCGAACCGCGACACCGCGCTCGCGTTCGCCGAGTACGCGCGCCACATGGCCCGCGAGCTGGGGGACCGGGTCGAGGTGTGGACGACGCTCAACGAGCCGTTCTGCAGCTCCTACCTCGGGTACGCCTCGGGCGTGCACGCCCCGGGCCGCACCGAGCCGGCGGCGGCGCTCGCGGCCGTGCACCACCTCAACCTCGCCCACGGCCTCGCCGTGCAGGCGATCCGCGACGAGCTGCCCGGCGCGAAGACCTCGGTCACGCTCAACCTGCACGTCATCCGGCCCGCGGACCCGTCGTCGGAGGGCGACGCCGACGCCGTCCGGAAGATCGACGCGCTGGCCAACCGCGCCTTCACCGGGCCGATGCTCGACGGCGCGTACCCGCAGGACCTGCTCGACGACACGGCGGCGGTCACCGACTGGTCGTTCGTGCAGGACGGCGACCTCGAGCAGATCCGTCAGCCGCTCGACGTGCTCGGCGTCAACTACTACTCCACGACGCTGGTGCGGAAGTTCACCGGCGAGGGCGCGCCCGAGCAGGCGGACGGCCACCGCACCACCGGCGCGTCCCCGTGGGTGGGCGTCACGGACGTCGAGTTCCTGCCCCAGCCGGGCCCGCACACCGAGATGGGCTGGAACATCGAACCCGCGGGCCTGACCGAGCTGCTGCTCGACCTGGCCCGCCGGTACCCGGACCTGCCGCTCGCCGTGACGGAGAACGGCGCCGCGTTCGCCGACGAGCTCACCGTCGACGGCGCGGGACGCCGTCGCGTGCACGACGAGCGGCGCGTGCGCTACCTGCACGACCACGTCGACGCCGTCGGCGCGGCGCTCGACGCCGGAGCGGACGTCCGCGGGTACTTCGCGTGGTCGCTCATGGACAACTTCGAGTGGTCCTACGGGTACTCCAAGCGGTTCGGCATCCTCCATGTCGACTACCCGACGGGCGAGCGCACGTGGAAGGACTCGGCGTACTGGTACGCACGCCTGGCCGCGACGGGCACGCTGCCGGGGCTGACGGACGTCGAGCCGCTCGACGCCTGA